A single window of Eucalyptus grandis isolate ANBG69807.140 chromosome 1, ASM1654582v1, whole genome shotgun sequence DNA harbors:
- the LOC120286110 gene encoding disease resistance protein RGA2-like, with the protein MTEVVSSTRGPLGGKLGSAVFEEIQLLWSVKGDQDKLKNLLEMIEKVITDAEQKQTTDEAVKHWLSKLKDFCYDAEDVLDEFAAEALRGRARLTEHLTLKRKVRYWFSWLSNLIFQFKMAHKMKELRERLHGINEEKNVLHLSSNVPDKSIVQRKETHSFVLVSNVIGRNKDKQRIIELLMRTDDDGAGKIGVIPIIGIGGIGKTTLAKWVYMDDRISKHFDIKVWLSMSVDFEVKKIIRDIIESLSEEAKCDSWSLEKLQNHLRSVVENKRCLFVMDDVWEVSKEDWKGLIDLLEVPP; encoded by the exons ATGACTGAGGTTGTCTCTAGCACCCGCGGACCTCTTGGGGGGAAACTAGGTTCAGCGGTTTTCGAAGAAATTCAACTGTTATGGAGCGTCAAGGGTGACCAAGACAAGCTCAAGAACTTGCTAGAGATGATCGAGAAGGTGATCACCGATGCTGAGCAGAAGCAAACAACAGATGAAGCTGTGAAGCATTGGCTGTCAAAGCTTAAAGACTTTTGTTATGATGCTGAGGACGTGCTAGATGAATTCGCAGCCGAGGCCTTGCGGGGGCGAGCAAGGCTGACTGAACATTTGACCCTTAAAAGGAAGGTACGCTACTGGTTCTCGTGGCTATCTAActtaattttccaatttaagaTGGCGCACAAAATGAAGGAATTGAGGGAGAGACTTCATGGGATcaatgaagagaaaaatgtGCTCCACTTGTCAAGTAATGTTCCTGACAAAAGTATAGTTCAACGGAAGGAAACTCATTCTTTTGTGCTTGTGTCAAATGtgattggaagaaacaaagacaAGCAGAGGATAATAGAGCTGTTGATGAGAACAGATGATGACGGAGCTGGTAAGATTGGTGTCATTCCAATTATTGGAATAGGAGGTATTGGAAAGACGACTCTTGCTAAATGGGTTTACATGGATGATAGGATAAGCAAGCATTTTGATATCAAAGTTTGGTTATCCATGTCAGTTGATTTTGAAGTTAAGAAGATAATAAGAGACATCATTGAGTCCCTTAGTGAGGAAGCCAAATGTGACAGTTGGAGCCTTGAAAAGCTGCAAAATCACTTAAGAAGTGTTGTGGAGAACAAAAGGTGTTTGTTTGTAATGGACGATGTGTGGGAAGTGAGTAAAGAGGACTGGAAAGGATTGATAGATTTGTTAGAAG TGCCCCCCTAA
- the LOC108960926 gene encoding uncharacterized protein LOC108960926, with protein sequence MSATYIISAVLGSFAIAFAADHFFADKKIFGGTTPSTIANKEWWEETDKKFQAWPRTAGPPVVMNPISRQNFIVKSRSES encoded by the exons ATGTCAGCCACGTACATAATAAGTGCTGTGCTCGGATCATTTGCAATCGCATTTGCAGCTGATCACTTCTTTGCTGACAAGAAGATATTTGGAG GAACCACACCATCGACCATTGCCAACAAAGAATGGTGGGAAGAGACGGACAAGAAGTTTCAGGCATGGCCTAGGACAGCAGGCCCACCAGTCGTTATGAATCCTATCAGCCGTCAAAACTTCATCGTCAAATCCCGCTCTGAATCTTGA